In one Deinococcus aquiradiocola genomic region, the following are encoded:
- a CDS encoding YkoP family protein, translating to MKSNRDPSGVRVAAVLGVLLLGVAAVQSALRLSGLGVLRRGRSLTPAVALTFEPGLDARLTGRLLDALAGAGVQVTLLWDARTLDRQPELLHRAAREGHEAGLIAGRPWSLPWRLTARLERSRQLVRAHTGREARVFRSGASPLVTLLVSRATGLRAVDGWGRLTWVPEPHARHLRPGAVVQVGPLDDAGVTRLPAQLAALAEQGYRVTGVWDLPGTRPERPRDLPATLLQGVDVLYDRLGRIRRVGAHASSLFRVGVAPYPLADVTLPAPGLPDGLTVRHGERLVEFHLDSARLVELAARPVAGRKVVQHSVHDLAAAVRDDPAWNTLPAVYSVSIFSHVLKLYGFTVLELPLPMRRRLTWWSRTLRRAYGVADPEHVHVPMLAVISREELVRRHGTRRG from the coding sequence ATGAAGTCCAACCGTGACCCGTCCGGTGTGCGCGTCGCCGCCGTGCTCGGCGTGCTGCTGCTCGGCGTGGCGGCCGTGCAGTCGGCCCTGCGCCTGAGCGGGCTGGGCGTGCTGCGGCGCGGGCGGAGCCTGACGCCCGCCGTGGCGCTCACCTTCGAGCCGGGTCTGGACGCGCGCCTCACGGGTCGGCTGCTGGACGCGCTGGCCGGGGCGGGCGTGCAGGTGACGCTGCTGTGGGACGCGCGCACGCTCGACCGGCAGCCGGAACTGCTGCACCGCGCGGCCCGTGAGGGCCACGAGGCGGGCCTGATCGCGGGCCGTCCCTGGTCGCTGCCGTGGCGGCTCACGGCGCGGCTGGAGCGCAGCCGTCAGCTCGTGCGGGCGCACACGGGGCGGGAGGCGCGCGTGTTCCGCAGCGGCGCGTCGCCGCTCGTGACGCTGCTCGTCTCGCGCGCCACCGGGCTGCGCGCCGTGGACGGCTGGGGCAGGCTGACGTGGGTCCCGGAACCGCACGCGCGGCACCTGCGGCCCGGCGCGGTCGTGCAGGTCGGCCCGCTGGACGACGCGGGCGTGACGCGCCTCCCCGCGCAGCTCGCCGCGCTGGCCGAACAGGGGTACCGCGTGACGGGCGTGTGGGACCTGCCCGGCACGCGCCCGGAACGCCCGCGCGACCTGCCCGCCACCCTGCTGCAGGGCGTGGACGTGCTGTACGACCGGCTGGGCCGCATCCGGCGCGTGGGGGCGCACGCGAGCAGCCTCTTCCGGGTGGGCGTCGCCCCGTACCCGCTGGCAGACGTGACGCTGCCCGCGCCGGGCCTCCCGGACGGCCTGACGGTCCGGCACGGGGAGCGACTGGTGGAGTTCCACCTGGACAGCGCGCGGCTGGTGGAGCTGGCCGCGCGTCCCGTGGCGGGCCGCAAGGTCGTGCAGCACTCGGTGCATGACCTCGCGGCCGCCGTGCGCGACGACCCGGCGTGGAACACGCTGCCCGCCGTGTACAGCGTCAGCATCTTCTCGCACGTCCTGAAGCTGTACGGGTTCACGGTGCTGGAACTGCCGCTCCCCATGCGCCGCCGCCTGACGTGGTGGTCGCGCACCCTGCGCCGCGCGTACGGCGTGGCCGACCCGGAGCACGTGCACGTCCCGATGCTGGCCGTCATCAGCCGCGAGGAACTGGTGCGGCGGCACGGCACGCGGCGCGGCTGA
- a CDS encoding helix-turn-helix domain-containing protein, with the protein MSAPRLTSLLSVLAGEPRTLPELSAALGSSLSAIEGMLQTLLGSGYIQDASPKADGCACNGCSLRSMCRNADGSDLPSLNLLRLTPRGEAYLARQPRPN; encoded by the coding sequence GTGAGCGCCCCGAGACTCACGTCGCTGCTGTCCGTGCTGGCGGGCGAGCCGCGCACCCTGCCGGAACTGAGCGCCGCGCTCGGCAGCAGCCTGAGCGCCATCGAGGGCATGCTGCAGACCCTGCTCGGCAGCGGCTACATTCAGGACGCGTCCCCGAAAGCGGACGGTTGCGCCTGCAACGGCTGCAGCCTGAGGAGCATGTGCCGCAACGCGGACGGCAGCGACCTGCCCTCCCTGAACCTGCTGCGCCTCACGCCGCGCGGCGAAGCGTACCTCGCCCGCCAGCCCCGCCCCAACTGA
- a CDS encoding sulfurtransferase, translating into MTVPVSSPLRSAGWLLSRLQEPGLVVLDCRFVLTQPDAGEAAYREGHVPGAVYAHLERDLSGPKRPGGAGGRHPLPDPGVLADWLGASGVTPGSTVIAYDDPTGGHGFYAARAWWLLRWLGFTRVFVLDGGLPAYVQSGGTLTRDVPVPAPGYVTPHVQPDWVVDADGVQGRAPGTLLIDSRAAPRYRGDAEPIDPRAGHVPGAVNRDWAGSLDAGGGWRAPDEQARRLAVGDAPVIVYCGSGVSGAANLLALSLAGRPPGPDVQLYAGSWSDWSSDPARPAEVGDPHAP; encoded by the coding sequence ATGACCGTTCCCGTGTCGTCTCCACTGCGTTCCGCCGGGTGGCTGCTCTCGCGGCTGCAGGAGCCCGGCCTGGTCGTCCTCGATTGCCGTTTCGTGCTGACGCAGCCGGACGCCGGTGAGGCCGCGTACCGGGAGGGGCACGTGCCGGGCGCGGTGTACGCGCACCTGGAGCGCGACCTGAGCGGCCCGAAACGTCCGGGCGGGGCGGGGGGCCGTCACCCGCTGCCGGACCCGGGGGTGCTGGCGGACTGGCTGGGCGCGTCGGGCGTCACGCCGGGCAGCACGGTGATCGCGTACGACGACCCGACAGGCGGGCACGGGTTCTACGCGGCGCGCGCGTGGTGGCTGCTGCGCTGGCTGGGGTTCACGCGGGTGTTCGTGCTGGACGGCGGGCTGCCCGCGTACGTGCAGTCGGGCGGGACGCTCACGCGGGACGTGCCGGTGCCCGCGCCGGGATACGTGACGCCGCACGTGCAGCCGGACTGGGTGGTGGACGCGGACGGCGTGCAGGGCCGCGCGCCCGGCACGCTGCTGATCGACTCGCGGGCCGCTCCGCGTTACCGGGGCGACGCGGAACCCATCGACCCGCGTGCCGGGCACGTGCCGGGCGCCGTGAACCGCGACTGGGCAGGGTCCCTGGATGCGGGCGGCGGGTGGCGCGCCCCGGACGAGCAGGCGCGGCGGCTGGCGGTGGGGGACGCGCCCGTCATCGTGTACTGCGGGTCCGGCGTGAGCGGCGCGGCGAACCTGCTGGCCCTGTCGCTCGCGGGCCGCCCGCCCGGCCCGGACGTGCAGCTGTACGCCGGAAGCTGGAGCGACTGGTCGAGCGACCCCGCGAGGCCCGCCGAGGTCGGCGACCCGCACGCGCCCTGA
- a CDS encoding polysaccharide deacetylase family protein yields the protein MTRTDGPAPLAVLSGTLLLALGAYIGVPYLLVQWRNLGLVRHGHGGTRTLALTFDDGPDPASTPAVLDALKAAGVHATFFVLTPAAHAHPDLTARILAEGHQLELHAVTHRHAWTRRPWRAYLDPLRGAAQLAALTGRRPRYHRPPHGAYTLATLLGQRRARLRGAHWSVEAHDWHPDFTPQDVHDRVLAQATPGAVIVMHDAGPGARNTVPALPGLLAALQAAGYALHTLDTLPGLRPLGLRGALTRHAPTATPTEGPR from the coding sequence GTGACACGGACTGACGGCCCCGCCCCGCTCGCCGTCCTGAGCGGCACGCTGCTGCTCGCCCTCGGCGCGTACATCGGCGTGCCGTACCTGCTGGTGCAGTGGCGCAACCTCGGCCTCGTCCGGCACGGACACGGCGGGACGCGCACCCTCGCCCTCACCTTCGACGACGGCCCCGACCCTGCCAGCACGCCCGCCGTCCTCGACGCCCTCAAGGCCGCAGGCGTCCACGCGACCTTCTTCGTGCTGACGCCCGCCGCGCACGCCCACCCGGACCTCACCGCCCGCATCCTCGCGGAAGGCCACCAGCTCGAACTGCACGCCGTCACGCACCGCCACGCCTGGACGCGCCGCCCCTGGCGCGCGTACCTCGACCCGTTGCGCGGCGCCGCGCAACTCGCGGCCCTCACCGGCCGCCGCCCCCGCTACCACCGCCCGCCGCACGGCGCGTACACCCTCGCGACCCTGCTCGGCCAGCGCCGCGCCCGCCTGAGAGGCGCGCACTGGAGCGTCGAGGCGCACGACTGGCACCCGGACTTCACGCCGCAGGACGTGCACGACCGCGTCCTCGCGCAGGCCACGCCCGGCGCGGTGATCGTCATGCATGACGCCGGGCCCGGCGCGCGCAACACCGTGCCTGCCCTGCCCGGCCTGCTCGCCGCCCTGCAGGCTGCCGGGTACGCCCTGCACACCCTCGATACCCTGCCCGGCCTGCGCCCCCTCGGCCTGCGCGGCGCCCTCACCCGGCACGCCCCCACGGCCACGCCCACCGAAGGACCACGATGA
- the feoB gene encoding ferrous iron transport protein B, with protein MTVPHPEAPAAPPIHDAAACLQTVSRLRAARDPRAVIVGNPNVGKTTLVNGLAGTNLKVGNWSGVTVEKREAKLTHAGRNVQLLDLPGAYSLSPHTPEELITRTALLDEAPEVAINVLDAGNLERNLYLTLQLMDFRLPIVVALNLVDEARDKGAAVDAAALERLLGVPVVETVASRGTGLGDLMGTALDRAEVGQGVTYPPVIEAAVTALVTRMQALPTLPPHAHRYLALALLEGDPSIRGRLAATGHAALLDAADHELRHLDASGEDALITVAEARYARAAQIAQGAVPQVVTRRTLTDRLDTLALHRWLGIPVFLLTVLLVFRLTFSVAAPFVDLIGGPLQDTVSGWAAAALAWAPYFVRELVVGAIIPGVGTVLSFLPTLLVLYLAMSFLEDSGYMARAAFLADRMMRSIGLDGRAFIPLILGFGCNVPAVYATRTLEKRSDRVLVSMILPFMSCSARLPVYIIFAAALFPKQGSVLVWSMYVLGMLVAFAFAFVLRRTTLKNEGGGVLLELPPYRLPAARVLWKHAWRRTASFARRARTTVMGTVAVVWLLLAIPAVSGGKFATVQPQDSLFGTVSTWMSPVFAPLGFGTWQATGALVPGFVAKEVVVATLGQIYLGEQAAAPAPLGLLDGLKTAATGTWDAVKASVQAIPTVLALPSLGADASQDARSPLAAALARAFTPASGLAYLVFVLLYTPCIATVGAIQAEHGRRVAWVTVAYQMATAWVAALLVYQIARHLL; from the coding sequence GTGACGGTCCCGCACCCGGAAGCGCCGGCCGCGCCGCCCATCCACGACGCGGCCGCGTGCCTGCAGACCGTGTCGCGCCTGCGTGCGGCCCGCGACCCGCGCGCCGTGATCGTCGGGAACCCCAACGTCGGCAAGACCACCCTCGTGAACGGCCTGGCCGGCACGAACCTCAAGGTCGGCAACTGGTCCGGCGTGACCGTCGAGAAACGCGAGGCGAAACTCACGCACGCGGGCCGCAACGTGCAGCTCCTCGACCTGCCGGGCGCGTACTCGCTCAGCCCGCACACGCCCGAGGAACTCATCACGCGCACCGCGCTGCTCGACGAGGCGCCCGAAGTGGCGATCAACGTGCTGGACGCCGGGAACCTCGAACGCAACCTGTACCTCACGCTGCAGCTCATGGATTTCCGCCTGCCGATCGTGGTGGCGCTCAACCTCGTGGACGAGGCGCGCGACAAGGGCGCCGCCGTGGACGCTGCCGCGCTGGAGCGCCTGCTGGGCGTGCCGGTCGTGGAGACCGTCGCCAGCCGCGGAACGGGCCTGGGCGACCTGATGGGCACGGCCCTCGACCGCGCCGAGGTCGGGCAGGGCGTCACGTACCCGCCCGTCATCGAGGCGGCCGTCACGGCCCTCGTGACGCGCATGCAGGCCCTCCCCACCCTCCCGCCGCACGCGCACCGGTACCTCGCGCTCGCGCTGCTGGAAGGCGACCCCAGCATCCGCGGCCGTCTCGCCGCGACCGGCCACGCCGCCCTCCTGGACGCCGCCGACCACGAACTGCGGCACTTGGACGCGAGCGGCGAGGACGCCCTCATCACGGTCGCCGAGGCCCGCTACGCCCGCGCCGCGCAGATCGCGCAGGGCGCCGTGCCGCAGGTCGTGACGCGCCGCACCCTCACCGACCGCCTCGACACCCTGGCCCTGCACCGCTGGCTGGGCATCCCGGTGTTCCTGCTCACGGTGCTGCTCGTGTTCCGCCTGACCTTCAGCGTCGCCGCGCCGTTCGTGGACCTGATCGGTGGCCCGCTGCAGGACACCGTGTCCGGCTGGGCGGCCGCCGCGCTCGCGTGGGCGCCGTACTTCGTGCGGGAACTCGTGGTGGGCGCCATCATTCCCGGCGTGGGCACCGTCCTCAGCTTTCTGCCGACGCTGCTGGTGCTGTACCTCGCCATGAGCTTCCTGGAGGACAGCGGGTACATGGCGCGCGCCGCGTTCCTCGCGGACCGCATGATGCGCAGCATCGGCCTGGACGGACGCGCCTTCATTCCGCTGATCCTGGGCTTCGGCTGCAACGTGCCCGCCGTGTACGCCACCCGTACCCTCGAGAAACGCAGCGACCGCGTGCTCGTCAGCATGATCCTGCCGTTCATGAGCTGCTCGGCGCGCCTGCCGGTGTACATCATCTTCGCGGCCGCCCTCTTCCCGAAGCAGGGCAGCGTCCTCGTGTGGTCCATGTACGTGCTCGGCATGCTCGTCGCGTTCGCGTTCGCGTTCGTGCTGCGCCGCACCACCCTCAAGAACGAGGGCGGCGGCGTGCTGCTGGAACTCCCCCCGTACCGCCTTCCCGCCGCGCGCGTCCTGTGGAAGCACGCGTGGCGCCGCACCGCCAGCTTCGCGCGCCGCGCTCGCACCACCGTGATGGGCACCGTCGCCGTCGTGTGGCTGCTGCTCGCCATTCCGGCCGTGAGCGGCGGGAAGTTCGCGACCGTCCAGCCGCAGGACAGCCTGTTCGGGACGGTCAGCACCTGGATGAGCCCCGTGTTCGCGCCGCTGGGCTTCGGGACGTGGCAGGCGACGGGCGCGCTCGTTCCGGGCTTCGTCGCGAAGGAGGTCGTCGTGGCGACCCTCGGGCAGATCTACCTGGGCGAGCAGGCCGCCGCGCCCGCCCCGCTCGGCCTGCTGGACGGCCTGAAGACCGCCGCGACCGGCACGTGGGACGCCGTGAAGGCCAGCGTGCAGGCCATCCCGACCGTGCTGGCCCTCCCCAGCCTCGGCGCGGACGCCTCGCAGGACGCCCGCTCCCCGCTCGCGGCCGCCCTGGCGCGCGCCTTCACGCCCGCGTCGGGCCTCGCTTACCTGGTGTTCGTGCTGCTGTACACGCCGTGCATCGCCACGGTCGGCGCCATCCAGGCGGAACACGGGCGGCGCGTCGCGTGGGTGACGGTCGCGTACCAGATGGCGACCGCCTGGGTCGCGGCGCTCCTCGTGTACCAGATCGCGAGGCACCTCCTGTGA
- a CDS encoding LptF/LptG family permease: protein MRLTRYVTRELIPPLLAGTLLFVAILSFGYFFISAQWLTGVSPLLIARWIGYQLPDTLVKVLPMGVVLMVVVAFGRLSNERELVAVQSGGIGLGRVARPVGVIAALAALLSIWLSLWVAPRANVETRGLYWDTLTQAGLTQLVGKQVDLGAGLSLYLRGYDPATRQMQGVRAERWSASDPRQGTVIFADHGTFENNVLHLQGYSVYTLNYAQIPALAAATDPAALPAAVQRVFTAVNTPDSATSTLTLDTGLSRKQTLAKYADAIGADAEGWPELITKLTAPGVRDADRQNARRELNRKLALPFGNLVLALTALPFALRFGRSLGVSLGIALLIAVAYYLLFVAGLTVAGSMPNLPEPGIWLANIVFAVGGLLLLRRA from the coding sequence GTGCGACTCACCCGCTACGTCACCCGCGAACTGATCCCGCCCCTCCTGGCCGGAACGCTGCTGTTCGTGGCGATCCTCAGTTTCGGGTACTTCTTCATCAGTGCGCAGTGGCTGACGGGCGTGTCCCCCCTCCTGATCGCCCGCTGGATCGGATACCAGCTGCCCGACACGCTCGTCAAGGTCCTCCCAATGGGCGTGGTCCTGATGGTGGTGGTCGCCTTCGGCCGCCTCTCGAACGAACGTGAACTCGTCGCGGTCCAGTCGGGCGGCATCGGGCTGGGCCGCGTCGCGCGTCCCGTGGGCGTCATCGCGGCCCTCGCGGCCCTGCTGTCCATCTGGCTGTCGCTGTGGGTCGCGCCGCGCGCGAACGTCGAGACGCGCGGCCTGTACTGGGACACGCTCACGCAGGCGGGCCTGACGCAGCTCGTCGGGAAGCAGGTGGACCTCGGCGCGGGCCTCAGCCTGTACCTGCGCGGGTACGACCCCGCCACCCGGCAGATGCAGGGCGTGCGCGCCGAACGCTGGAGCGCCTCCGACCCCCGGCAGGGCACCGTGATCTTCGCGGACCACGGCACCTTCGAGAACAACGTCCTGCACCTGCAGGGCTACAGCGTGTACACCCTGAACTACGCGCAGATCCCGGCACTGGCCGCCGCCACGGACCCCGCCGCCCTCCCGGCCGCCGTGCAGCGCGTCTTCACAGCCGTGAACACCCCCGACTCGGCCACCTCCACCCTGACGCTCGACACGGGCCTGTCCCGCAAGCAGACGCTCGCGAAGTACGCGGACGCCATCGGCGCGGACGCCGAAGGCTGGCCGGAACTCATCACCAAACTCACCGCGCCCGGCGTGCGGGACGCCGACCGGCAGAACGCGCGCCGCGAACTGAACCGCAAGCTCGCGCTGCCGTTCGGGAACCTCGTGCTGGCGCTCACGGCCCTGCCGTTCGCGCTGAGGTTCGGGCGGAGCCTGGGCGTGTCGCTCGGCATCGCCCTCCTGATCGCCGTGGCGTACTACCTGCTGTTCGTGGCGGGCCTGACCGTGGCGGGCAGCATGCCGAACCTGCCGGAGCCCGGCATCTGGCTCGCGAACATCGTGTTCGCGGTGGGCGGCCTGCTGCTGCTGAGGCGCGCATGA
- a CDS encoding MGDG synthase family glycosyltransferase, producing MKVRIYSASFGSGHHQANEALGDALQARDPRVRARHTDYLTHLSGFERGVILGFYLGWLRYAPGIYRWYYRFTDRPSEPQLIKDGYRWLGRGSMQRELLQDVPDLAVSSYPTPAAVTGWVRDQYRLKYLNVLVVTDYRIHEHWVRQEADLVLVPTEEARGQMIARGIPEGRVRVTGIPINARYAALIGTATDPGARAALRQRHGLDPHLPLLLVSGGGQGTYRSLNVLLGELGMLGRPVQVLVLAGAKRPGRTQLGGATIHWLGFTTDFPELLAASDLVVGKAGGLTVAEATTLGVPMVIYDPIPGQEEHNAEYLERGGAAVWARTRTTLRPALLRALDPDERARMSAGAFALSVPDAADRAARVILEATAQRAQATAGTQATADTQATRPTDPAPSRDTD from the coding sequence ATGAAGGTCCGCATCTACTCCGCGTCGTTCGGGAGCGGGCACCACCAGGCGAACGAGGCGCTCGGCGACGCGCTGCAGGCCCGCGACCCCCGCGTGCGCGCCCGGCACACCGACTACCTCACGCACCTGAGCGGCTTCGAGCGCGGCGTGATCCTCGGCTTCTACCTCGGCTGGCTGCGTTACGCGCCCGGCATCTACCGCTGGTACTACCGCTTCACGGACCGGCCCAGCGAACCGCAGCTCATCAAGGACGGTTACCGCTGGCTGGGGCGCGGCAGCATGCAGCGCGAACTGCTGCAGGACGTGCCGGACCTCGCCGTGAGTTCCTACCCCACCCCGGCCGCCGTGACCGGCTGGGTCCGCGACCAGTACCGCCTGAAGTACCTGAACGTCCTCGTGGTCACGGACTACCGCATTCACGAGCACTGGGTGCGGCAGGAAGCGGACCTGGTGCTCGTCCCGACCGAGGAGGCGCGCGGCCAGATGATCGCGCGCGGCATCCCCGAAGGGCGCGTGCGCGTGACCGGCATCCCCATCAACGCGCGTTACGCGGCCCTGATCGGCACGGCGACCGACCCCGGCGCCCGCGCCGCACTGCGTCAGCGGCACGGCCTGGATCCACACCTGCCGCTGCTGCTCGTGTCGGGCGGCGGGCAGGGCACGTACCGCAGCCTGAACGTCCTGCTGGGCGAGCTGGGCATGCTGGGCAGGCCCGTGCAGGTGCTCGTGCTGGCGGGCGCGAAACGTCCGGGCCGCACGCAGCTGGGCGGCGCGACCATCCACTGGCTGGGCTTCACGACGGACTTCCCGGAACTGCTGGCCGCGTCGGACCTCGTGGTCGGCAAGGCGGGCGGCCTGACGGTCGCGGAGGCCACCACGCTGGGCGTCCCGATGGTCATCTACGACCCGATTCCCGGCCAGGAGGAACACAACGCCGAGTACCTGGAGCGCGGCGGGGCCGCCGTCTGGGCGCGGACGCGGACAACGCTGCGCCCGGCGCTGCTGCGCGCCCTCGACCCGGACGAACGCGCCCGCATGAGCGCCGGGGCCTTCGCGCTGAGCGTGCCGGACGCCGCCGACCGCGCCGCACGCGTGATCCTGGAGGCCACCGCACAGCGCGCCCAGGCCACGGCCGGGACCCAGGCCACCGCCGATACGCAGGCCACCCGCCCCACCGACCCGGCCCCCTCCCGTGACACGGACTGA
- a CDS encoding FeoA family protein, which translates to MSETTLDTLRPGEAAHVVSLTPGHPLRRRLMELGFIRGARVSVLRTAPMGDPVELRIGGTELALRRQDLLSIRVRQ; encoded by the coding sequence ATGTCCGAGACCACCCTCGATACCCTGCGCCCAGGAGAGGCCGCCCACGTGGTGTCGCTCACGCCCGGACACCCGCTGCGCCGCCGCCTGATGGAACTGGGCTTCATCCGGGGCGCGCGCGTCAGCGTGCTGCGCACCGCCCCGATGGGCGACCCGGTCGAACTGCGGATCGGTGGGACGGAACTCGCCCTGCGCCGCCAGGACCTGCTGAGCATCCGGGTGCGCCAGTGA
- a CDS encoding class I SAM-dependent methyltransferase, which yields MNYDDFADLYDHQYDLYRDDLHLYGTLADRASGPILEIGSGTGRVTAYLTRRGADVTGLEPSAGMIRHAQQRAERDGLTLQIVQGDMRTFQLPERYPLVIAPFNALMHLYTPNEQLQALQNIRAHLQPGGQFVFDLSVPRYGAANTMRHEGETFHANGARTDVFLVQRHDEVKQGIVTEYHVDTTAPDGTLKRRHYTLTQRYYTRYEVEWLLRCAGFESPRVTGSFQGGPLDTFSDVMVFHTRRKD from the coding sequence ATGAACTACGACGACTTCGCCGACCTGTACGACCACCAGTACGACCTGTACCGCGACGACCTGCACCTGTACGGCACGCTCGCCGACCGCGCCAGCGGCCCCATCCTGGAGATCGGGTCCGGCACGGGCCGCGTCACCGCGTACCTCACGCGGCGCGGCGCGGACGTCACGGGCCTGGAACCCTCCGCAGGCATGATCCGGCACGCACAGCAGCGCGCCGAACGCGACGGCCTGACCCTGCAGATCGTGCAGGGCGACATGCGGACCTTCCAGCTGCCGGAACGCTACCCGCTCGTCATCGCGCCCTTCAACGCCCTGATGCACCTGTACACCCCCAACGAACAGCTGCAGGCCCTGCAGAACATCCGCGCGCACCTGCAGCCGGGCGGGCAGTTCGTGTTCGACCTGTCCGTGCCGCGCTACGGCGCCGCGAACACCATGCGGCACGAGGGCGAGACCTTCCACGCGAACGGTGCCCGCACCGACGTCTTCCTGGTGCAGCGGCACGACGAGGTGAAGCAGGGCATCGTCACCGAGTACCACGTGGACACCACCGCCCCCGACGGCACCCTGAAACGCCGCCACTACACCCTCACGCAGCGGTACTACACCCGTTACGAGGTCGAGTGGCTGCTGCGCTGCGCGGGCTTCGAGTCGCCGCGCGTGACAGGCAGCTTCCAGGGCGGCCCGCTCGACACCTTCAGCGACGTGATGGTCTTCCACACGCGCCGCAAGGACTGA
- a CDS encoding carboxylesterase/lipase family protein yields MDALLRETTTGRVRGQRVQGSGGGRALAWLGVPYASPAVDALRFAPPRPHPGWARVRDASRYGPDVLQPLDPSVTLTASREGSLLLNVWVPEENPDGRPLPVLFWMHGGAFRGGSARQYDGRDLALRGAVVVTVNSRLGPLGYANFGELFGDARFTPNAGFQDQVAALHWVAANAAAFGGDPARVTVAGESAGAVAAALMLTHPRTRPLVAGAVLQSGALNQVSGRDNSVDIARAYADALGVRRDNLNDLWTLPPGAFLRALHALERVRARRLNSRPFLDGHWLPGSEADLLAAPRADVPLLIGANREEYSPFVKLPDRIFPRTDRTYLANVLDRQATPEQTLRVLAAYPDTQAGLVALGTDMFFHVPNDRFVDAVRPGHASGTWRYRFDWGTRLFGLGAAHGMELLFLWPRPMGSATRVMRGPDGAAVAALAERMQRAWMTFVREGHPGPDWPTYTAAHPSVAFLGTDGRLPGDAGDAERRHVWRDVRPFMP; encoded by the coding sequence ATGGACGCCCTGCTGCGCGAGACGACGACCGGCCGCGTGCGCGGGCAGCGCGTGCAGGGGTCGGGGGGCGGGCGGGCGCTCGCGTGGCTGGGCGTGCCGTACGCCAGTCCGGCCGTGGACGCCCTGCGGTTCGCGCCGCCGCGCCCGCATCCCGGCTGGGCGCGCGTGCGGGACGCGTCACGGTACGGGCCGGACGTGCTGCAGCCGCTCGACCCGTCCGTGACGCTCACGGCGTCGCGCGAGGGGAGCCTGCTGCTGAACGTGTGGGTGCCCGAGGAGAACCCGGACGGGCGGCCGCTGCCGGTGCTGTTCTGGATGCACGGCGGCGCGTTCCGGGGCGGCAGTGCCCGGCAGTACGACGGGCGGGACCTCGCGCTGCGCGGCGCGGTGGTCGTGACGGTCAACTCGCGGCTCGGGCCGCTCGGATACGCGAACTTCGGTGAACTGTTCGGGGACGCGCGTTTCACGCCGAACGCCGGGTTTCAGGATCAGGTGGCGGCGCTGCACTGGGTGGCCGCGAACGCCGCCGCCTTCGGCGGCGATCCGGCGCGCGTCACGGTGGCGGGCGAGTCGGCGGGCGCGGTCGCGGCGGCCCTGATGCTCACGCACCCGCGCACGCGGCCACTCGTGGCGGGGGCCGTCCTGCAGAGCGGCGCGCTCAACCAGGTGAGCGGCCGGGACAACAGCGTGGACATCGCGCGCGCGTACGCGGACGCGCTCGGCGTGCGCCGCGACAACCTGAACGACCTGTGGACCCTGCCGCCCGGCGCGTTCCTGCGTGCCCTGCACGCCCTGGAGCGCGTGCGTGCGCGCAGGCTCAACTCGCGGCCCTTTCTGGACGGGCACTGGCTGCCGGGCAGCGAGGCGGACCTGCTGGCCGCGCCGCGCGCCGACGTGCCGCTCCTGATCGGCGCGAACCGCGAGGAGTACTCGCCGTTCGTGAAGCTCCCGGACCGCATCTTTCCGCGCACGGACCGCACGTACCTCGCGAACGTGCTGGACCGGCAGGCGACGCCGGAACAGACGCTGCGGGTGCTGGCCGCGTACCCGGACACGCAGGCGGGCCTGGTGGCGCTGGGGACGGACATGTTCTTTCACGTCCCGAACGACCGGTTCGTGGACGCGGTGCGGCCCGGGCACGCGTCCGGCACGTGGCGGTACCGTTTCGACTGGGGCACGCGCCTGTTCGGGCTGGGCGCGGCGCACGGCATGGAGCTGCTGTTCCTGTGGCCGCGCCCGATGGGCAGCGCGACCCGCGTGATGCGCGGCCCGGACGGCGCGGCTGTCGCGGCGCTCGCGGAGCGCATGCAGCGCGCCTGGATGACCTTCGTGCGCGAGGGGCACCCCGGTCCGGACTGGCCGACGTACACGGCCGCGCACCCCAGCGTGGCGTTCCTGGGTACGGACGGGCGGCTGCCGGGGGATGCGGGGGACGCGGAGCGGCGGCACGTGTGGCGGGACGTGCGGCCCTTCATGCCGTGA